A genomic stretch from Leptospira licerasiae serovar Varillal str. VAR 010 includes:
- a CDS encoding DUF3341 domain-containing protein, protein MYTPKKEQFHTFEETEHGVFGLFDTPAQIIDAAQKTKEKGYTNFDCFTPYPVHGLDDAMGLPRSGLPWVTFFMGIFGCTVGFGMQYLTHKYDWPINISGKSFNAWFAYIPITFEFTVFMAGLSTAAALFFLAKLPRTGRKVLHPDITTDKFALWIPSNSANYSEGSVTDFIKGLGSKHVETVK, encoded by the coding sequence ATGTATACTCCTAAGAAAGAACAGTTTCATACTTTCGAAGAAACAGAGCATGGAGTTTTCGGATTATTCGATACTCCTGCTCAGATCATAGATGCGGCTCAAAAAACAAAGGAGAAGGGTTACACCAACTTCGATTGTTTTACTCCGTATCCTGTACACGGACTGGATGACGCAATGGGTCTTCCTCGATCCGGACTTCCTTGGGTGACTTTTTTCATGGGAATTTTTGGATGCACAGTCGGCTTTGGAATGCAGTATTTAACTCATAAATACGACTGGCCGATCAATATTTCCGGAAAAAGTTTCAACGCTTGGTTTGCTTATATTCCAATCACATTCGAGTTTACAGTGTTCATGGCTGGGCTTTCCACAGCTGCAGCTTTGTTCTTCCTGGCTAAACTTCCAAGAACCGGTCGTAAGGTTTTACATCCGGATATCACTACCGACAAATTTGCACTTTGGATCCCTTCCAACTCAGCGAATTATTCAGAAGGTTCAGTGACCGACTTTATCAAAGGCCTCGGCTCTAAACATGTCGAGACGGTGAAATAG
- the nrfD gene encoding NrfD/PsrC family molybdoenzyme membrane anchor subunit has protein sequence MPNAIKEALDIQPLVTGGKSVRDVTEDILKPVEAFPTSLWWKAFILALTITVIDLGIIGYLVYEGLYILGINNPVGWGFFIVNFVFWIGIGHAGTLISAVLYLFRQEWRTGINRAAEAMTIFAVLTAASTLIIHIGRPWMGFWLFPYPNERGPLWVNFRSPLIWDTFAVSTYLSISLVFWYIGLIPDIAAVRDRATTPLRRKVYDILSFGWVGSNKAWSHLETVAMILAALSTPLVLSVHTIVSFDFAVSIVPGWHTTIFPPYFVAGAIFSGFAMVVTLMVIAREVFQLKDYITMKHLENMNKVIMVTGLIVGLAYSTEFFMAWYSGNEYEGFTFVNRAFGPYGWAYFIMFSCNVFAPQVFWSKKLRNSIPVMFIVSIIVNIGMWFERFVIVMTLHADFLPSSWDKYIPTVYDFMMLLGTFGIFFTMFLLFCRLLPVIAIAEVKTVMPHKDGGHH, from the coding sequence ATACCTAACGCAATCAAAGAAGCCCTGGATATCCAACCCTTAGTCACTGGCGGCAAGTCCGTCCGTGACGTTACCGAGGATATCCTCAAGCCGGTCGAAGCTTTCCCCACTTCTCTGTGGTGGAAGGCTTTCATTCTGGCTCTTACCATTACCGTAATCGATTTAGGTATCATCGGATACTTGGTATACGAAGGTCTTTACATCCTCGGGATCAACAATCCTGTAGGTTGGGGATTTTTCATCGTAAACTTCGTATTCTGGATCGGTATCGGTCACGCAGGAACTCTGATCTCCGCGGTTCTTTATTTGTTCCGCCAAGAGTGGAGAACCGGTATTAACCGTGCCGCAGAAGCGATGACCATCTTTGCGGTATTAACTGCTGCATCCACATTGATTATCCATATCGGACGTCCTTGGATGGGATTTTGGTTATTCCCTTATCCAAACGAAAGAGGACCTCTTTGGGTGAACTTCAGATCTCCTCTGATCTGGGATACTTTCGCGGTTTCGACTTACTTGAGTATCTCTCTTGTTTTCTGGTATATCGGTTTGATCCCTGATATCGCAGCTGTAAGAGACAGGGCTACTACACCTCTTCGTAGAAAAGTTTATGATATTCTTTCCTTCGGATGGGTCGGATCCAATAAAGCATGGTCTCACTTAGAGACTGTTGCGATGATCCTCGCGGCATTGTCCACACCTCTGGTTCTTTCGGTGCACACGATCGTATCCTTCGACTTCGCGGTTTCCATCGTTCCTGGATGGCACACTACGATCTTCCCTCCTTACTTCGTTGCCGGTGCGATCTTCTCCGGATTTGCGATGGTGGTTACTTTAATGGTAATCGCAAGGGAAGTCTTCCAACTGAAAGATTATATCACCATGAAACACTTGGAAAACATGAACAAGGTGATCATGGTTACCGGTTTGATCGTGGGTCTTGCTTACTCCACTGAGTTCTTCATGGCTTGGTATTCCGGAAACGAATACGAAGGATTTACCTTCGTGAACAGAGCATTCGGACCTTACGGATGGGCATACTTCATCATGTTCAGCTGTAACGTGTTCGCTCCTCAGGTATTCTGGTCTAAAAAACTTAGAAACAGCATCCCTGTGATGTTCATCGTTTCCATCATCGTAAACATCGGTATGTGGTTCGAACGTTTCGTGATCGTAATGACATTACACGCCGACTTCCTACCTTCCAGTTGGGATAAATACATTCCAACGGTTTACGACTTCATGATGTTACTCGGAACCTTCGGTATCTTCTTCACTATGTTCCTTCTCTTCTGTAGATTACTTCCTGTAATTGCGATCGCGGAAGTGAAAACAGTAATGCCTCATAAAGATGGAGGTCATCATTAA
- a CDS encoding TAT-variant-translocated molybdopterin oxidoreductase — MDKKNFQKEKKAHWLSLELKDNEKETKDLARSEFFTSPDPVIARIKSGEFDRKTFLKLMGAGVAMTSLNCVRKPVEKIVPYVDLKTDEGNFDFVKHGQAYYYATAFNGTGYLVRSKDGRPLKLEGNDDHPVSQGALGASGQAAIFDLYDPDRAQGPAAISGGKVENIQWSALDSKVQEALSKNKGNTVIVTRPLDSPSTKAIIADFLKAVGGGQHLEISITSPEDAISKAQAASYGKALVPNYNFELANTILSIDCDFMGGWLSPEEHQKDFAKRRNLRDGAKDLNYFIAAESIPTMSGSNADLRLPIRPGDQSKLALAIAAGLGELGANTKDVTGTSTVESLASELGVTAEGIRKTAKALWSNKGRSLVVAGGLSASTKEAVDLQILVNFLNSTLDNDGKTVDYASPKKEGLADYSGNLNKLTEALKQTKVGVLFLYDTNLVYQAGDSWKDLLHRAALTVSIADRADETALASNYLASTTHFLESWGDSEGTKGIFSIQQPAIRPLFNTRSFEDSLIAFAGGSLGGEKSFYEYVKNSWTKKLGSKQKWEDLLRVGTTVRAKDRRKTASATRGFNKAALKKPASYPAGIRLALYETSSIGDGRAANNSLLQELPDPVTKVTWDNYVILSPGLAKEKGIQSNDVVSVKTTKGSIELPAQVQPGMHKDTIGIAVGYGRTAAGKVGNEVGKNAYVLAEDGVFSGISVTSLEKTGKTYKLACTQHHHVLSPGFGYEDRPLVQSTSLEEWKKNPASGVKESEIPKIKKDGKMVYATGANPVHEYPGYKWGMAIDLTACTGCGSCVISCQVENNIPVVGRDEVRVGREMHWLRIDRYYIGDPEKPEDLQIAHQPMLCQQCDNAPCETVCPVMATVHSSEGINDMVYNRCVGTRYCSNNCPYKVRRYNWAQHWYNETGAEKGSRTPRYLGLNPDVTVRGRGVMEKCNFCSSRIAEKKIQAKNEGRTLKDGELKTACQQSCAADAISFGNTNDKTSTVSKLSADPRSFRVLEYLNVGPAVAYLTRVRA, encoded by the coding sequence ATGGATAAAAAGAATTTCCAGAAAGAAAAGAAAGCTCACTGGCTCTCCCTCGAACTGAAAGATAACGAAAAAGAAACGAAGGATCTGGCGCGCTCTGAATTTTTCACTTCTCCGGATCCAGTCATCGCAAGGATCAAGTCAGGGGAGTTCGATCGTAAGACCTTCCTTAAATTGATGGGTGCGGGAGTCGCTATGACTTCCTTAAACTGCGTTCGTAAGCCTGTCGAAAAAATCGTTCCTTATGTGGATCTAAAAACCGACGAAGGTAATTTCGATTTCGTAAAACACGGACAAGCTTATTACTACGCTACCGCATTCAATGGAACCGGTTATTTAGTAAGATCTAAAGACGGCCGTCCTCTAAAATTAGAAGGAAACGATGATCACCCTGTTTCTCAAGGTGCTCTTGGAGCTTCCGGTCAAGCTGCTATCTTTGATCTATATGATCCAGACAGAGCACAAGGTCCGGCAGCTATTTCCGGCGGAAAAGTGGAAAACATCCAATGGTCCGCTTTGGATTCCAAAGTTCAGGAAGCTCTTTCTAAGAACAAAGGTAACACTGTAATCGTAACGAGACCTCTTGATTCTCCTTCCACCAAAGCGATCATCGCTGACTTCTTAAAAGCGGTAGGTGGAGGACAACATTTAGAGATCTCGATCACTTCTCCGGAAGATGCGATCTCCAAAGCTCAGGCTGCTTCTTACGGAAAGGCACTCGTTCCTAACTATAATTTCGAATTGGCGAACACTATTTTGTCCATCGATTGCGACTTTATGGGTGGATGGTTGTCTCCTGAGGAACACCAAAAGGATTTTGCGAAACGCAGAAACCTGAGAGACGGAGCAAAAGATCTTAACTATTTCATCGCTGCCGAATCCATTCCTACTATGTCCGGATCCAATGCGGATCTTAGACTTCCGATTCGTCCTGGGGACCAGTCTAAACTGGCTCTTGCAATCGCTGCGGGTCTCGGAGAATTAGGAGCAAACACTAAGGATGTTACCGGAACTTCTACTGTAGAAAGTCTCGCGAGCGAACTCGGAGTAACTGCAGAGGGTATCCGCAAAACGGCAAAAGCTCTTTGGTCGAACAAAGGCAGATCACTCGTAGTTGCGGGCGGTCTTTCTGCTTCTACCAAAGAAGCCGTGGATCTACAGATCCTTGTGAACTTCTTAAACTCTACCTTAGACAACGATGGTAAGACTGTTGATTACGCTTCTCCTAAAAAAGAAGGTTTAGCGGATTATTCCGGTAACTTAAACAAACTTACTGAAGCATTAAAACAAACTAAAGTAGGAGTTCTATTCCTCTACGATACCAACTTGGTTTACCAAGCTGGCGATTCTTGGAAGGACCTTCTTCATAGAGCGGCTTTGACCGTAAGTATTGCAGACAGAGCGGATGAGACTGCACTTGCTTCCAACTATCTAGCTTCCACTACTCATTTCTTAGAGTCTTGGGGAGATTCGGAAGGAACTAAGGGTATATTCTCCATCCAGCAACCTGCGATCCGTCCTCTATTCAACACTCGTTCTTTCGAGGACAGCTTGATCGCTTTCGCAGGCGGATCTTTAGGTGGAGAAAAATCATTTTACGAATACGTAAAGAACTCTTGGACCAAAAAACTGGGTTCCAAACAGAAATGGGAAGATCTTCTCAGAGTTGGAACTACTGTAAGAGCTAAGGACCGCAGAAAAACTGCAAGCGCTACTCGCGGCTTCAATAAGGCTGCGCTTAAAAAGCCTGCAAGTTATCCTGCCGGGATCCGTCTGGCTCTTTATGAGACAAGCTCCATCGGAGATGGTAGAGCGGCGAATAACTCTCTATTACAAGAACTTCCTGATCCTGTTACCAAGGTTACTTGGGACAACTATGTAATCCTTTCACCAGGACTTGCAAAAGAAAAAGGGATCCAATCCAACGATGTGGTTTCCGTTAAAACTACCAAAGGTTCTATCGAACTTCCTGCTCAGGTCCAGCCTGGAATGCACAAGGATACGATCGGGATCGCGGTTGGTTACGGTAGAACAGCAGCAGGTAAAGTAGGAAACGAAGTAGGTAAAAACGCGTATGTTCTGGCGGAAGATGGAGTATTCTCCGGAATTTCCGTTACTTCTCTCGAGAAGACAGGTAAAACTTACAAGCTTGCTTGCACCCAGCACCACCACGTTTTATCTCCAGGTTTCGGATACGAAGATCGTCCTCTGGTCCAATCTACTTCTTTGGAAGAATGGAAAAAGAATCCAGCTTCCGGAGTGAAAGAGTCCGAAATTCCTAAAATTAAAAAAGACGGTAAGATGGTCTACGCAACCGGAGCAAACCCGGTTCATGAATACCCTGGTTACAAATGGGGTATGGCTATCGATTTGACTGCTTGTACCGGTTGCGGTTCTTGCGTCATCTCTTGCCAAGTAGAGAATAATATTCCGGTAGTAGGAAGAGACGAAGTTAGAGTGGGTCGCGAGATGCATTGGCTTCGTATCGACCGCTACTATATCGGTGACCCTGAAAAACCGGAAGATCTACAGATCGCTCACCAGCCTATGCTTTGCCAACAGTGTGATAACGCTCCTTGTGAGACTGTTTGCCCTGTTATGGCGACTGTTCATAGTTCTGAAGGGATCAACGATATGGTTTATAACCGTTGCGTTGGAACTCGTTACTGCTCTAACAACTGCCCTTACAAAGTTCGTCGTTATAACTGGGCTCAACACTGGTATAACGAGACTGGAGCCGAAAAAGGATCCAGAACTCCTAGATATCTCGGACTCAATCCGGATGTTACGGTTCGTGGAAGAGGGGTTATGGAAAAATGTAACTTCTGTTCTTCTCGTATCGCGGAGAAAAAGATCCAGGCCAAGAACGAAGGTCGTACTTTGAAAGACGGAGAACTGAAGACTGCCTGCCAACAAAGTTGTGCGGCTGATGCCATCAGTTTCGGAAACACGAACGATAAAACTTCTACGGTATCCAAACTCAGTGCGGATCCTAGATCTTTCAGAGTTCTTGAGTATTTAAATGTCGGTCCCGCGGTCGCTTATCTGACCAGGGTAAGAGCTTAA
- a CDS encoding membrane protein, whose product MEVKVEQNLINFKLDSKTRNALVGMILIGLASIGLAAFGLGHPELRHEGGHSNPAWSAYLVGVFFILGITLAGIFFTSLAHITGAHWPVTLRRISETYGLFVPVAAVLLLILIAGAHDLYEWTHAEAVEADKLLKHKKPLLNIGFFSVMVVVLGAAWSTFGYLFYKRSVSQDTDKDVKHTQFNAKLAGGYIIFFALSFSLVSIMLVMSLTPHWFSTMFGVYCFAGAYQAGLSSFVIMAYYLKKRGFLGNLVNENHIHDLGKFILGFTVFWAYVGFSQFMLIWYASIPEETFFYEQRLTGGWEYLTLALPAIKFAVPFMLLLNRPNKRDIDFLMKVSLWVIFTQATEIFWLVYPANFVDFSFGGYLVSLGSVVGVIGLFGLVVLKRLEKAPLIPVGDPRLEEALHHHQ is encoded by the coding sequence ATGGAAGTTAAAGTAGAACAAAACTTAATCAACTTTAAGTTGGATTCCAAAACCAGAAACGCTCTGGTAGGAATGATCTTAATAGGATTAGCAAGCATTGGTCTTGCGGCTTTCGGTCTTGGGCATCCGGAACTTCGTCATGAAGGCGGTCATTCCAATCCGGCTTGGTCCGCATACTTAGTAGGTGTATTCTTTATCTTAGGAATTACACTTGCAGGGATCTTCTTTACCTCTTTGGCACATATTACTGGCGCTCATTGGCCTGTAACTCTTCGCAGAATTTCCGAAACTTACGGATTATTCGTCCCTGTTGCGGCGGTCCTTCTTCTTATCCTGATCGCGGGGGCTCATGATCTATACGAGTGGACTCACGCAGAAGCGGTAGAAGCCGACAAACTACTTAAACACAAAAAACCACTCTTGAACATCGGATTTTTCTCCGTGATGGTGGTTGTTTTAGGAGCCGCTTGGTCTACATTCGGATATCTTTTCTACAAGAGATCCGTTTCGCAAGATACTGACAAAGACGTTAAACACACTCAGTTCAATGCAAAGTTAGCCGGAGGATATATCATATTCTTCGCACTTTCCTTCTCTTTAGTTTCCATCATGTTGGTAATGTCTCTTACCCCGCACTGGTTCTCCACCATGTTCGGAGTTTACTGCTTTGCAGGAGCGTATCAGGCAGGACTTTCTTCTTTCGTGATCATGGCGTATTACCTAAAGAAGAGAGGATTTTTAGGAAACTTGGTGAACGAAAACCATATCCATGACTTAGGAAAATTCATACTCGGTTTCACAGTATTCTGGGCGTATGTTGGTTTCTCTCAGTTCATGTTGATCTGGTATGCTTCCATTCCGGAAGAAACTTTCTTTTATGAGCAAAGGCTGACTGGCGGATGGGAATATCTGACTTTAGCATTGCCTGCAATCAAGTTTGCAGTTCCTTTTATGCTCTTATTGAATCGTCCGAACAAAAGAGATATCGATTTCTTAATGAAAGTTTCTCTTTGGGTCATCTTCACACAAGCTACTGAAATTTTCTGGCTGGTTTATCCTGCTAATTTCGTGGACTTCTCCTTTGGAGGATACCTTGTATCGTTGGGATCCGTAGTAGGAGTGATCGGATTATTCGGTCTGGTAGTTCTGAAAAGATTGGAAAAAGCTCCTTTGATCCCTGTGGGAGATCCGAGATTGGAAGAAGCTTTACACCATCACCAATAA
- a CDS encoding c-type cytochrome → MISLQRIFALSLAGLILWNCESKTPPMEYMPDMADSPAREAQEADSNFPNNTSLRLPPAGAVPQGYFPYEYAGWTQSLDALPNKGLANPIKGDLATLQKGEIKYQTYCSPCHGVRGQGNGTVVGPAPRLNMAQSDGSPMAALTSATAKGYSDGQIYHIITEGKGAMKSYASQVPSEDRWKIILYVRKLQEYDNRTAGK, encoded by the coding sequence ATGATTTCACTGCAAAGAATTTTTGCTCTTTCTCTCGCAGGTTTGATACTTTGGAACTGCGAGTCTAAGACTCCTCCTATGGAGTACATGCCTGATATGGCAGATTCTCCAGCAAGAGAAGCTCAGGAAGCGGACTCTAATTTTCCGAACAATACTTCCTTACGTCTTCCTCCTGCAGGGGCAGTTCCTCAGGGATATTTCCCTTACGAGTATGCTGGTTGGACTCAAAGCTTGGACGCTCTTCCGAACAAAGGACTTGCAAATCCGATCAAAGGAGATCTGGCTACTCTTCAAAAAGGGGAGATCAAATACCAAACGTATTGTAGCCCTTGCCACGGTGTTAGAGGACAAGGAAACGGAACCGTAGTAGGTCCTGCTCCACGTTTGAATATGGCTCAATCTGACGGAAGCCCGATGGCTGCATTAACATCTGCAACCGCTAAAGGTTATTCCGATGGACAGATCTACCATATCATCACCGAAGGAAAAGGAGCTATGAAAAGTTATGCTTCTCAAGTTCCTTCCGAGGATCGTTGGAAAATCATATTATATGTTCGTAAATTACAAGAATACGACAACAGAACGGCTGGTAAATAA
- a CDS encoding Lsa16 family lipoprotein adhesin, giving the protein MKKLALNITILGIAALALGACSNTAQVVGNINCPTLEKDKLDPKVGILSDDQSNPVPVEFLPVGTVVKVYDYRNHYYIAKKLVRIKTEKNEGWVDPACLVVAQNPDDSVFKWGYRSDYKPFLNREDRDRYNYKNDPNAGPDSKGRSADGFEYDIYKNLPKDKVPLADLAPELKK; this is encoded by the coding sequence ATGAAAAAATTAGCATTAAATATTACGATCCTCGGAATTGCAGCTCTCGCTTTGGGAGCTTGCTCCAATACCGCTCAAGTCGTAGGGAATATTAATTGCCCTACATTAGAAAAAGATAAATTGGACCCTAAAGTTGGGATTCTTTCCGACGACCAGTCTAATCCTGTTCCTGTAGAATTCCTTCCTGTTGGAACTGTGGTAAAGGTGTATGATTACAGAAACCATTACTACATCGCGAAAAAATTGGTCCGCATCAAGACCGAGAAAAACGAAGGTTGGGTAGACCCGGCTTGTTTGGTAGTCGCTCAGAATCCTGACGATTCCGTTTTTAAATGGGGATATCGTTCCGATTATAAACCTTTCTTGAACAGAGAGGACAGAGACAGATACAATTATAAAAACGATCCTAATGCAGGACCTGATTCAAAAGGAAGATCTGCAGATGGATTCGAATATGATATCTACAAGAACCTTCCAAAAGACAAGGTTCCTCTGGCAGATCTGGCACCTGAGCTGAAAAAGTAA
- a CDS encoding Lp29 family lipoprotein, with product MRLLVLSIFFIFLSNSCASRYSLTQSADVGTTTKQPTKKFRIAYLGFNTFKSTKLKNPDGTVDFEALSDPYSRTIKEPIGGSFPIPGENKPNGIRKDLSQEKVAKFVKSFLEVTGPTGIKELEKFLEILKTGENYTYSFKNLPYDYYIMGLHYPVFEKSRNVGLNFVTIFSSLFSVATLGLLPSYEAYSANTKVLVYDKNLNLIKELEYDNNYSVWRALWISPNPKECGIGSLECLGMFSPTLGTNPPMVFEASSPKISSDLNDFINTLK from the coding sequence ATGCGTTTACTTGTCCTTTCTATCTTCTTTATATTTTTATCCAATTCCTGCGCTTCCAGATACTCTCTAACCCAAAGCGCCGATGTAGGAACTACTACAAAACAACCTACTAAAAAGTTCAGGATCGCGTATTTAGGATTTAATACGTTCAAATCCACAAAATTAAAGAATCCGGATGGGACAGTTGACTTCGAGGCTCTTTCCGATCCATATTCCCGCACCATCAAAGAACCTATCGGAGGAAGTTTTCCTATCCCAGGAGAGAATAAACCGAATGGAATTAGAAAGGACCTGTCTCAGGAGAAGGTTGCGAAATTCGTAAAATCTTTCTTGGAGGTAACGGGGCCGACAGGCATCAAAGAATTGGAAAAGTTCTTAGAGATCTTGAAAACTGGTGAGAATTATACGTATTCTTTCAAAAATCTTCCCTACGATTATTATATAATGGGATTACATTATCCTGTTTTTGAAAAATCAAGGAATGTTGGTCTAAATTTTGTAACGATCTTCTCAAGTCTGTTTAGTGTAGCGACCTTAGGTCTTCTGCCTTCATACGAGGCTTACTCTGCAAATACTAAAGTCTTAGTATATGATAAAAATTTAAATTTGATCAAAGAACTTGAATACGATAATAATTATTCCGTGTGGAGGGCATTATGGATCTCTCCGAATCCTAAGGAATGCGGGATAGGGAGTCTGGAATGTCTCGGAATGTTCAGCCCAACATTGGGGACGAATCCCCCTATGGTATTCGAAGCAAGTTCACCTAAGATCAGTTCCGATTTGAATGATTTTATAAATACTTTAAAGTAA
- a CDS encoding DUF1577 domain-containing protein, whose translation MQYFEKNSRALDYIVSKDQKKHVILKYLLDQELSLKIYPFDQKAIIKKYLEEDEKILIRMPEDWEEAAEKKVSLFKILAKYIEIDCQFLQKVEKGLYLLKVERLAIAKLNRESARVQVTNGKAVVTNLITPKTVIDANMFNIPTLIKVNLEDYKNRLKKNSTDNIVIETFKPGLDRKFEIVKRTQRSLLLEDAQNINSYSGSGPDRLDYSKDIDDDIGSVIRKFKDQKIVSELIRPIIYKNHSDQSIPIGYIWIQSKDKKLTSDYLEELGKLSDEVVGRIKESNTIKTTEKFRVLDASPKGLKVKIHDPNLIDTLPKQEGFILDVLFKMQAPLTVSAAIRWWGKDEDGHLTMGLEFKSKSDHPGERDKYIKNLELMQKGVL comes from the coding sequence ATGCAATATTTTGAAAAGAATTCCAGAGCTTTAGATTATATCGTTTCCAAAGATCAGAAAAAGCACGTTATTCTGAAATATCTCTTAGACCAGGAACTTTCTCTTAAGATCTATCCTTTTGATCAAAAGGCAATTATCAAAAAGTATTTAGAAGAGGATGAAAAAATCCTGATCCGTATGCCTGAGGACTGGGAAGAGGCTGCTGAAAAGAAGGTCTCCTTGTTCAAGATACTTGCTAAGTATATAGAAATTGACTGCCAATTTCTTCAAAAAGTCGAGAAGGGGCTCTACCTTCTGAAGGTAGAAAGACTCGCAATTGCTAAATTGAATCGGGAAAGTGCAAGGGTCCAAGTTACAAACGGTAAAGCGGTCGTTACAAACTTAATCACTCCTAAAACGGTGATCGATGCGAATATGTTCAATATTCCGACTTTGATAAAAGTGAATTTAGAGGATTACAAGAACCGTCTCAAAAAGAATAGCACTGATAATATAGTAATCGAGACTTTTAAGCCCGGTTTGGATAGGAAGTTCGAGATCGTAAAACGCACTCAGAGATCTTTATTGTTGGAAGATGCACAAAATATTAATTCTTACTCTGGATCAGGACCTGATCGTTTAGATTATTCCAAAGATATTGATGATGATATAGGGAGTGTCATACGCAAATTTAAGGATCAAAAAATTGTTTCTGAGCTCATACGTCCTATCATTTACAAAAACCATTCCGACCAATCTATCCCTATAGGCTATATCTGGATTCAGAGTAAGGATAAAAAACTTACTTCGGATTATTTAGAAGAACTGGGAAAACTTTCTGATGAGGTTGTAGGGCGGATCAAGGAATCGAATACGATCAAAACTACGGAAAAATTCAGGGTTTTAGACGCTTCTCCAAAAGGGCTTAAGGTGAAGATCCATGATCCTAATTTGATAGATACCTTACCTAAACAGGAGGGTTTTATATTGGATGTTTTGTTCAAAATGCAGGCCCCTTTAACCGTTTCTGCAGCCATCAGATGGTGGGGAAAGGACGAGGATGGGCATTTGACTATGGGCTTGGAGTTTAAGAGTAAATCCGATCATCCGGGAGAAAGGGATAAATATATTAAGAATTTAGAATTGATGCAAAAGGGCGTTCTTTAA